The segment CCTCGCCGACCCCGGTTCCTGTGTCCGTACGTACGGCACGCGCGAGGACTTCCTCATCCCCTCCGCCTGCCTCAACTCCACGGTCTCCGGCCTGATATCCCGTACGGTCCTCCGTGCCGACCTCGTCGGACCGGACGACTTCCACGGCGGGAAGTTCTACCGCGAACTGGCCGGCGCCGATGTCTCCAACGACTTCCTCGACGCCGTCGCCGCCCGCTTCGACGAGGTCGGCGGAGCCGTCGACACCGACACCAAGGAACTCCTGGCCGCCGACCGCACTCCCACCTGGGAGGGCTGGGCCGCCGTGGAGCGGATCAGCGAGGAGTACGGCATCCACGACGTCAACCTGGTCAAGCCGGGCGTCGGCGAGACCACCCGCGTCCTGCTCCGCCGCGTCCCCTGGAAGATCCTCGCCAAGCGGGGCGCCGACGCCGACCTCGCGCACGTCCGGCTGCTCGCCGAGCAGCGCGGCGTACCGGTCGAGATCGTCGACGAACTCCCGTACAGCTGCGTCGGTCTGATACACCCTCAGTACACCAGGGGTGCGACAGGCGCCGACGGCAGGGCGGTGGTGTCCCAGTGAGTACGACTCCAGTGAGCACGGACTCGGTGAGTGCGACGACGGCTCAGGTCCCCGTACTGGTCGCGAGCGACCTCGACCGCACCCTCATCTACTCGTCCGCGGCCCTCGCCCTCGGCATGCCCGACGCCCAGGCGCCCCGGCTGCTCTGCGTCGAGGTCCACGAGTCCAAGCCGCTCTCCTACATGACCGAGGACGCGGCCGACCTGCTCGCGCGGCTGACCGCCGAAACCGTCTTCGTCCCCACCACCACCCGGACGCGCAAGCAGTACCAGCGCATCCAACTCCCCGGCACCGCACCGAAGTACGCGATCTGCGCCAACGGCGGCCACATCCTCGTCGACGGCGTCACCGACGCCGACTGGCACGCCTCCGTACTGCGCAGGCTCGCCGAGGAATGCGCGCCGCTCTCCGAGATCCGCGCCTACCTCACCGCCACCACGGACCTGTCCTGGGTACGCAAGCACCGCGTCGCCGAGGACCTGTTCGCCTACCTCGTCGTCGAGCGGGAACGGCTCCCCGAGGACTGGCTGGGACGCTTCGGCGACTGGGCGGGGGAGCGCGGCTGGACGGTCTCGCTCCAGGGCCGCAAGGTGTACGCCGTACCGAAGCCGCTCACCAAGAGCGCGGCCGTCCGCGAGGTCGCCCGCCGCATCGGCGCCACGCTCACCCTGGCCGCGGGCGACTCCCTCCTCGACGCCGACCTGCTGCTCGCCGCGGACCGGGCCTGGCGCCCGGGCCACGGCGAACTGGCCGACAGCGACTGGACCGCCCCCCACCTCGACGTCCTCGCGGAACGCGGGGTCGCGGCGGGGGAGGAGATCCTGCGCCGCTTCAGGGCGGCGGCCGCCGTCTGAGGCGTCTCAGCCGCAGCAACCCCCACCGCAGCAGCCACCCCCGCCTCCGCCCCCGCCGCCGCTCGGCGCGGGGGCGGAGGACGAGCCGCCGACGGCCACGGCCGAGAGCAGCTTCACGGTGTCGTCGTGCCCGGCGGGGCAGGAGGCCGGATCGGAGGACTCGGCCATGGGACGGCTGAGCTCGAAGGTGTCGCCGCAGGTACGGCAGCGGAATTCGTAACGAGGCATGGGAACAGGCTAGAGCCTGCGCCCGGCCAGGGGCAGGTGCCCCGGCCTCGCACCGGGGCGCGCGCTCCGGGAGCGCCGGGCAGGTGCCTCGGTCCTCCGGTCCCGGCTCCGCGCCCGGGGGTCACGGGCAGGTACCCCGGGGTACCCCGGTCCTCCGGTCCCGGCCCCGCGCTCGGGTCGGCGGCCGCGGCTCAATGCCCGGAGCCCCGGTCCTCCCGGATCTGCCCGACGACGTGCGCGGCCGTGGCCCGTACGCCCTCCAGCTCGGTCAGGAAGTGCCAGTAGTCCGGGTGGCGGCCCTCCAGGCCGTCGACCGCGCGGTCCAGCCGGGCGACGGCCTCGTCGAGGGGCCGGGCGTGGCGCGGGTCGGGGGTGTTCCGCCCGGCCATCGCGAGGCGCTGGGCGTCCCGTACCGCGAACCGGGCGCGGTCGATCTCCGCCTTGGGGTCCTTGGCGACGGCGTCGAGGCGACGCAACCGGTCGCCGGCGGCGGAGACCGCCTCGTCGGTGGAGTCGAGCAGCGCGCGGACGGTGGAGAGCAGCGAGGTCGCGTCGGGCCAGCGCTGCTCGGCGCGTGCCCTTCCGGCCTCGGCGAGCCGCTCCTCGGCCTGCCGGAGGGTGGCGGCGGCCTGCTCGGGCACGTGCTGGAGGTCCTGCCAGCAGGGCGCGGTGAAACGCCGCCGCAGCTCGGAGAGGACCGGCTCGACCTTCTCGGCGCGGGTGGTGAGCGCTTCGGTGCGGGTACGGAGGGAGACGAGGCGCCGGTCGATCTCGGCGGCCCGCGCGGGCAGTCGCTCGGCCTCGGCCCGTACGGCCTCGGCGTCGCGCAGCACCTTGTCGGCACGCTGGAGGGTCTCGGGGACGCCGTGCCGGCCGGCGCCCTCGTTGAGCCGGGTGAGCTCGGGCCCGAGGGCGGCGAGCCGGGCGGCGAGGTCGTCCGCGCGCAGCCCGCTCTCCCGTACGGAGTCGAGGGCGCCGCTCGCACCGCGCAGGGCCTGGCGGGCGCGCTCGACGGCCGGGGCGAGCCGGGCGAGCTGGGTCTCGGCCTGCCCGAGCAACGGAGCGAGGCCCGCCTCGAACCGGTCGAGCTCCCCCTTGACCCGGTCCAGCTCGTCCTTGGCACGGGTCAGTTCGGCCCGGGCCCGGTCGGCGGTCGCGGCGTCGAGCTCGTCGCGGTCGAGATCGTGGGCGTCGACGGCGCTGATGTAGGTGTGGCTGACCTCGTCGATCCGGCGCCCGAGGGCCTCGAAGCCCTCGACGGCGCGGCGCGTCTCGGGGGAGCTGTCGACGGCGGTGATGGTCTCGATGGAGATGCGCAGCCCGCGCTGGGCGGTGTCGAGCTCGTAGAAGGCAGCGGCGGCGGCGTCCTTGGCGGCCTGCGCCTCGGCCCGTTGGCTCTCACCGCGCCCACCGAACCAGCGGCGGGTACCGCCACCGGCGAAGGCGTGCGGCAGCATGGCACCGAGGAGCAGCGGAAGGGCAAGGGCAAGCCGAAGCCCGGAAATCCCTGCCCTCGGGCCGTCCTCGGAGTGGGTCTGCCCTCGGCTTGGCGCATCACGACGCCGAACGCCGCCCGCCCCCCTCGCGTCGCTCGCCGCCACGTACCTCTCCCGTGCTGTGTCCGCCGTGCCCGGTCCGGTTCATTCTCCCACCCGGTAAGGACGAACACACGGGCCGGTCAGTTCGCCGTGAGGACGGATACGTCACCGTTGTCGCTGCGGACGCTCACGGAGTGCTCGCTCTTGTCACGGCGTGGGACGTCGATCCGGACGTCGCCGTTGTCGCTGGCGCCGGTCACCTCGTACTCGGCGGTGGGGACGGAGACGTGGACGTCGCCGTTGTCGGTGACGACGTCGACGCGGCGGGGGACGGAGCCGAGGACGATGCGTACGTCGCCGTTGTCGGACCGGGCGACGACCTCGGGCGCGGTGGCCCCGGGCTCGACGGCGACGTCACCGTTCTCGGTGCCGAGGTCCAGAGCGCCGCCGGCCTTGCGCACACGGACGTCCCCGTTGTCGGAGCGCACCTTCATCGGGGTGGTGAAGCCCTCGGCGGTGACGCGCCCGTTGTCGCTCTCGACGGTGACGGCGACGTCGCGGGGGACCTGGATCCGGTGGACGGCGTCGCAGTTGGCGGAGACACCGTCGCAGTCGACCCGCAGGGTCAGCTTCCCGTCGACGAGCTTCCACTCGGGATCGGGCCCCGACCCCATGAACACCCACCCGTCCACCTGCCGCTCGACGCGCACGTCGTCGATGTCGGCGGGAGTGATGACGAGCTCGGAGTCGTCGGAGTCGACGGTGAGCGCGGTCCCGCCGAAGGCGAACGTCTTCCGCTCCACGGGCGCCCCCTCGACATCGGTCGATCCGCACCCGACGAGCGCGAGAGAGGCGACCAGCACTCCACCGGAGGCGAACAAGACCCGGAACGGACGACGTGCAACACCCATGACGCCAAGACCCCCACAAGAAACCCGGAAACGCGAACAGTCCCCCGACCGTACGACCCCACCACCCGCCGTCACGATCCGGCGACCCACCGTCCCCAGGGTGGGGATACCCCCCCACCGGGAGGTATCGGTTTGCAGCACCCACCCGTGCGCCATGTAGGCTGTTGCCTCTTCCACGGGTGCGTAGCTCAGGGGTAGAGCGCTGCTCTTACAAAGCAGATGTCGGCGGTTCGAAACCGTCCGCGCCCACCAGCAGGTAGCACGACAAAGGCCCAGGTCACCGGTACTGAACCGGGAGCCTGGGCCTTGTTCTTTCCCCAGCTGCGAGAGCGGTGGAGAGGCGTCGTGCCACTTACGTGCCAGATGCCTCGCCGGGCTCTGTCGGCCGGACCTTCCTGATCTGCTCGTCGACATGGGCGGCGATGGCCTGGTCACGACCGTTCACCAGGTGCTGATAGATCAACGCGGCCCGCACCGACGAGTGCCCCATCCGCTGCATCAGCTCACGCGTCGTGGCGCCACCGGTCGCGGCGAGGGTGTTCCCGGTGTGGCGCAGATCGTGGAAGTGGACGTCTCCAAGGTCGGTGGCCTTCAAGGCCCGCAGCCACAGCCGGCGGAAATTGTTCCGGCGCAGCTGCCCGCCGCGGGCTCCGGTGAAGACCAGCCCGGTCCGACCCGGCTTGGCGTAGACGGCGAGATGAGTGGCCAGGCTCTCCGCCAGAGAGGCCGGGAAGGCGACGGTGCGTACACCGGCCGCGCTCTTGGGCGTCTTGACCAGGATGCCGTCCGTCCGGGTCTCGGCCAAAGCCCGCCGTACGGTGACGGTTCGCCGGTCGAGGTCGATGTCATGGCGCTGGAGCGCGGCAAGCTCACCGAAGCGGAGCCCGGTGAAGGCCGCCAGCAGGATGAACACCCGAAAGCGCGCCGGCA is part of the Streptomyces sp. NBC_00250 genome and harbors:
- a CDS encoding HAD family hydrolase, encoding MSTTPVSTDSVSATTAQVPVLVASDLDRTLIYSSAALALGMPDAQAPRLLCVEVHESKPLSYMTEDAADLLARLTAETVFVPTTTRTRKQYQRIQLPGTAPKYAICANGGHILVDGVTDADWHASVLRRLAEECAPLSEIRAYLTATTDLSWVRKHRVAEDLFAYLVVERERLPEDWLGRFGDWAGERGWTVSLQGRKVYAVPKPLTKSAAVREVARRIGATLTLAAGDSLLDADLLLAADRAWRPGHGELADSDWTAPHLDVLAERGVAAGEEILRRFRAAAAV
- a CDS encoding FmdB family zinc ribbon protein encodes the protein MPRYEFRCRTCGDTFELSRPMAESSDPASCPAGHDDTVKLLSAVAVGGSSSAPAPSGGGGGGGGGCCGGGCCG
- a CDS encoding DUF4097 family beta strand repeat-containing protein is translated as MERKTFAFGGTALTVDSDDSELVITPADIDDVRVERQVDGWVFMGSGPDPEWKLVDGKLTLRVDCDGVSANCDAVHRIQVPRDVAVTVESDNGRVTAEGFTTPMKVRSDNGDVRVRKAGGALDLGTENGDVAVEPGATAPEVVARSDNGDVRIVLGSVPRRVDVVTDNGDVHVSVPTAEYEVTGASDNGDVRIDVPRRDKSEHSVSVRSDNGDVSVLTAN
- a CDS encoding tyrosine-type recombinase/integrase yields the protein MANSKGKRRRFGAVRKLPSGRFQARYQGPDGITRSAPETFASQTDADRWLVRQEAEIIDGKWKSPDDKVLFGVYADAWFKERDYAATTRERSGSALRLHVLPTFTDVVLSEITTPQIRRWRASLLESGVGEPTVAKAYQILRAIMNTAVDDELIQRNPCRIKGAGAAKTAERPFLDVSEVFQLADAVPARFRVFILLAAFTGLRFGELAALQRHDIDLDRRTVTVRRALAETRTDGILVKTPKSAAGVRTVAFPASLAESLATHLAVYAKPGRTGLVFTGARGGQLRRNNFRRLWLRALKATDLGDVHFHDLRHTGNTLAATGGATTRELMQRMGHSSVRAALIYQHLVNGRDQAIAAHVDEQIRKVRPTEPGEASGT